In the genome of Catenovulum adriaticum, one region contains:
- a CDS encoding alpha-amylase family glycosyl hydrolase codes for MSLNNDANLGLIKLDKGYSVRVWAPNAAAVAIRGQFNDWDEEGVELNKTSNGIWYVDLEALKNGEQYQFVITTEGGDKLNRNDPRSRFLTNSVGASIVYDDIYQWPETQFKLETWNKLVIYELHIGTFNQPESENAPGTFESAIEKLDYLAELGVNCIEIMPVNEFAGDYSWGYNPAYPFAVEEAYGGPDGLKHFVQAAHERNIGVILDVVYNHFGPSDLHLWQFDGWSENDKGGIYFYNDWRSSTPWGDTRPDYGRKEVRQYIFDNAMMWLDEFRLDGLRMDMIPFMRSVSGSETPDDMINEAYDLLRWINRETNNRFPNKLIIAEDLHGNDFVTDSIDNGGLGYGAQWDADFVHPIRDILTQPDDESRDLDKVAGALTRRYNDQTFNRIIYVESHDEIANGQARLAEEIAPGNVDDDFFARQRSVIGAALTLTAPGIPMLFQGQELLEDLWFDDNDPIDWSRLDQFPQLNKAYQTLINLRKNKQGLSAGLCSEQLEFVHIDQVNKVIAYRRNADTQETGNVLVFINLKNEQHKEYTVDNLGADDWKCIFDWHAGFHKPEKFKFDQPRRKGNDEKNTVQTFKFTLEAYQVLLFSDKLD; via the coding sequence ATGTCTTTAAACAACGATGCAAATTTAGGTTTAATTAAATTAGACAAAGGTTATTCGGTTAGAGTTTGGGCACCTAATGCCGCCGCTGTTGCAATTCGTGGACAATTTAATGACTGGGACGAGGAAGGGGTTGAATTGAATAAAACCTCAAACGGTATTTGGTATGTGGACTTAGAAGCGCTTAAAAATGGAGAACAGTATCAATTTGTTATTACCACTGAAGGTGGTGACAAACTCAATAGAAACGATCCGCGCAGTCGGTTTTTAACCAATAGTGTCGGGGCATCCATTGTATACGACGATATTTATCAATGGCCTGAAACTCAATTTAAATTAGAAACATGGAATAAACTAGTAATTTATGAATTGCACATAGGAACATTTAATCAACCTGAATCTGAGAATGCACCCGGTACGTTTGAATCAGCCATTGAAAAACTAGATTATTTGGCAGAGTTGGGCGTTAATTGCATTGAAATAATGCCCGTTAATGAATTTGCAGGCGATTACAGTTGGGGGTATAACCCAGCTTATCCATTTGCTGTGGAAGAAGCTTACGGCGGACCCGATGGTTTAAAACATTTTGTACAAGCAGCCCATGAACGCAATATAGGCGTTATTTTAGACGTGGTATACAATCATTTTGGACCAAGCGATTTACATTTATGGCAATTCGATGGCTGGTCAGAAAACGATAAAGGCGGTATTTATTTTTATAATGATTGGCGCAGCAGCACGCCATGGGGAGATACGCGGCCTGATTATGGGCGAAAAGAAGTTCGACAATATATTTTTGATAATGCCATGATGTGGTTAGATGAATTTAGATTGGATGGTCTTCGAATGGATATGATCCCGTTTATGCGTTCAGTTTCAGGGAGTGAAACACCTGACGATATGATAAACGAAGCTTACGATTTACTTCGTTGGATCAATCGCGAAACAAACAATCGATTTCCTAATAAATTAATAATAGCTGAAGATTTACATGGGAATGATTTTGTAACTGATTCGATTGATAACGGCGGTTTAGGCTATGGTGCGCAATGGGATGCTGATTTTGTTCATCCTATCAGAGACATATTAACGCAACCAGACGACGAGTCACGAGATTTAGATAAAGTCGCGGGCGCGTTAACTCGTCGTTATAACGATCAAACTTTTAATCGAATTATATATGTTGAATCGCATGACGAAATTGCTAACGGACAGGCTCGTTTAGCGGAAGAAATAGCGCCAGGAAATGTCGATGATGATTTTTTTGCGCGTCAGCGTTCAGTCATTGGCGCGGCATTAACATTAACAGCACCAGGTATTCCAATGCTATTTCAAGGTCAAGAGTTATTAGAAGATCTCTGGTTTGACGATAATGATCCCATAGATTGGTCAAGGTTAGATCAATTTCCACAATTGAATAAAGCGTATCAAACCTTAATTAATTTAAGAAAAAATAAGCAAGGTTTGTCGGCTGGTTTATGTTCAGAGCAATTAGAATTTGTACATATCGATCAGGTGAATAAAGTGATTGCTTATCGCCGAAACGCAGACACCCAAGAAACTGGTAATGTACTGGTTTTTATCAATTTAAAAAATGAACAGCATAAAGAATATACAGTAGATAATTTAGGTGCTGACGATTGGAAATGTATATTTGATTGGCATGCTGGCTTTCACAAACCAGAGAAATTTAAATTTGATCAACCACGTCGCAAAGGTAATGATGAAAAAAACACGGTTCAAACATTTAAGTTTACGTTAGAGGCTTATCAGGTTTTATTGTTTAGCGACAAATTAGATTAA
- a CDS encoding glycoside hydrolase family 88 protein has product MNQIFKYILAGTLVSVAAGCAMQPQEEGYVQARFVPERKDDFAFENDKVAFRVYGPALQASKENNGTDCWFKRVDYPIVDKWYKGHTEGISYHEDHGEGYDPYHVGNSLGCGSIALWDKSASGDKLIQPNVYTSYEVISKTANKVVFELKYQYEELNIQEVKRITLEKGNQLYKAESQFTKNGQPVQLDVAVGVTTHDGKAKAKVNSEGDTLTTWETIDGSHVGTAVALPKFTHTHFVEQKSDVKDRSHAVLVTKTDKAGKITYYAGFAWTKAGEITSFKQWQKYADSYLDKSDKNAKVTPKSVKSLTKKVADWQIEHHEEQGKYRSIPRIKPDWMSRDRYHDLQWQLGALYAGMNEWRKIADNDKYTQWLKAIGERNDWKLHKRPYHADDHTVGQFYLDLYEEFKQEKMLEPTRKQFDWILANPKTGTLEWKAENTHAHYRWGWCDALFMAPPVWAQLAKITGEQKYLEFMHQEYKATYDLLWSEKDQLFWRDSSYFDQKEQNGEDIFWARGNGWVFGGLALMIPDLPSDWQHREFYIDLFKKMAVRLKTIQREDGTWSMGLLGGTEGYPIKETSGTSFFTFGLAWGINQGYLDEATYRPILMKAWQALRKSVNDEGMLGFVQPVGAAPGDSFPDSTEVYGVGAFLAAGTEMYKLIKSENKQ; this is encoded by the coding sequence ATGAATCAAATATTTAAATATATTTTAGCTGGTACTCTGGTGAGTGTGGCTGCTGGTTGTGCAATGCAGCCACAAGAAGAAGGTTATGTTCAAGCCAGGTTTGTGCCCGAGCGTAAAGATGATTTTGCATTTGAAAACGATAAAGTCGCTTTTCGGGTATATGGTCCGGCATTGCAAGCTTCAAAAGAAAACAATGGTACGGATTGTTGGTTTAAACGGGTTGATTATCCAATTGTTGATAAATGGTATAAAGGTCATACTGAAGGTATTTCATACCATGAAGATCATGGCGAAGGTTATGACCCTTACCATGTAGGTAATTCACTAGGATGCGGCAGTATCGCACTGTGGGATAAATCAGCTTCAGGCGATAAATTAATTCAACCTAATGTATATACCAGTTATGAAGTTATTAGCAAAACTGCTAACAAAGTCGTATTTGAACTTAAATATCAGTATGAAGAACTTAATATACAAGAAGTTAAACGCATCACGCTGGAAAAAGGCAATCAGCTTTACAAAGCTGAAAGCCAGTTCACTAAAAATGGCCAACCCGTTCAATTAGATGTTGCTGTGGGTGTTACCACTCATGATGGCAAAGCCAAAGCTAAAGTTAACTCTGAAGGCGATACACTAACCACTTGGGAAACCATTGATGGCAGTCACGTTGGCACCGCGGTCGCCTTGCCAAAATTTACGCATACCCATTTTGTTGAGCAAAAAAGTGATGTAAAAGACAGATCACACGCCGTTTTGGTCACTAAAACCGATAAAGCAGGTAAAATCACTTATTATGCAGGGTTTGCCTGGACTAAAGCCGGTGAGATCACCAGCTTTAAGCAATGGCAGAAATATGCTGACAGCTATTTAGATAAAAGTGATAAAAATGCAAAAGTTACGCCTAAATCAGTTAAATCGCTAACCAAAAAAGTTGCTGATTGGCAAATTGAACACCATGAAGAACAAGGTAAATACCGTTCAATTCCACGCATCAAGCCAGACTGGATGAGCCGAGACCGTTACCACGATTTACAATGGCAACTAGGCGCTTTATACGCGGGTATGAATGAATGGCGCAAAATTGCTGATAATGACAAATATACACAGTGGTTAAAAGCCATTGGTGAACGCAATGACTGGAAACTGCATAAAAGACCTTATCATGCAGACGATCATACCGTAGGCCAATTTTATTTAGACTTGTATGAAGAGTTTAAGCAAGAAAAAATGCTTGAACCAACCCGTAAGCAATTTGACTGGATTTTAGCAAACCCAAAAACCGGTACTTTAGAATGGAAAGCAGAAAACACTCACGCCCATTACCGTTGGGGTTGGTGTGATGCTTTATTTATGGCGCCACCGGTTTGGGCACAACTAGCTAAAATAACAGGTGAACAAAAATATTTAGAGTTCATGCATCAGGAATATAAAGCCACATACGACTTGTTATGGAGCGAAAAAGATCAATTATTCTGGCGTGATTCAAGCTATTTTGATCAAAAAGAACAAAATGGCGAAGATATCTTTTGGGCACGTGGTAATGGCTGGGTATTTGGCGGCTTAGCGTTAATGATTCCGGACCTACCATCAGACTGGCAACATCGTGAATTTTATATTGATTTATTCAAAAAAATGGCCGTTCGTTTAAAAACCATTCAACGTGAAGATGGCACTTGGTCAATGGGCTTATTAGGTGGGACAGAAGGTTATCCAATTAAAGAAACTAGTGGTACCTCATTTTTCACCTTTGGCTTAGCATGGGGCATCAACCAAGGTTATTTGGATGAAGCAACTTATCGCCCTATTTTAATGAAAGCATGGCAAGCACTAAGAAAATCAGTGAATGACGAAGGCATGTTAGGGTTTGTTCAACCTGTAGGTGCAGCGCCAGGTGATTCTTTCCCTGATAGCACTGAAGTTTATGGAGTAGGTGCATTTTTAGCAGCCGGTACAGAAATGTATAAACTAATAAAATCGGAAAACAAACAATAA
- a CDS encoding class 1 fructose-bisphosphatase encodes MQSIAEFLTDQQVDEKLQQVIHSILSASKEIAFQVGMGAMSGVLGSTENENVQGETQKKLDVISNQILLDNLSKNQHVRAAASEEEDLPVSCHEKGAFLVAFDPLDGSSNIDINGQIGTIFTILPAQDNLRADAQEQFLQSGHQQLCAGYVLYGPSSILMLAINGQVHEFTLDREKSDFFKTTNNLILPPGRKEFSINMSNFYFWPGYMQTHIQSLINPELIDEPFNMRWNGAMVGDVHRVLSRGGIFLYPTDTKKPDQPAKLRLLYEAFPMALLVENAKGQACTESGRILDLTLTELHQRVPVIMGDAELVQAAIQ; translated from the coding sequence ATGCAATCAATAGCAGAGTTTTTAACTGACCAACAAGTTGACGAAAAACTTCAGCAAGTTATTCATTCAATTTTAAGCGCATCTAAAGAAATTGCTTTTCAAGTGGGTATGGGGGCAATGTCTGGTGTATTAGGCTCAACTGAAAACGAAAACGTGCAAGGCGAAACTCAAAAAAAGCTAGATGTTATCTCAAACCAAATTTTGTTAGATAATTTGAGTAAAAACCAGCATGTCAGAGCCGCTGCTTCTGAAGAAGAAGATCTGCCTGTGAGTTGCCATGAAAAAGGCGCATTTTTAGTTGCGTTTGATCCACTAGACGGCAGTTCAAACATAGATATCAATGGCCAAATTGGTACCATTTTTACTATTTTGCCAGCGCAAGATAACTTGCGAGCAGATGCACAAGAGCAGTTTTTACAATCAGGTCACCAACAATTATGTGCTGGTTATGTGCTATATGGACCATCAAGTATATTAATGCTTGCCATAAATGGCCAAGTGCACGAGTTTACATTAGATAGAGAAAAATCAGACTTTTTCAAAACCACTAATAACTTGATATTGCCGCCAGGTCGTAAAGAGTTTTCAATCAATATGTCGAACTTTTATTTTTGGCCTGGATATATGCAAACTCATATCCAAAGCTTAATCAACCCAGAGCTTATTGATGAACCTTTTAATATGCGATGGAACGGCGCTATGGTAGGTGATGTACACCGAGTATTAAGTCGTGGTGGCATATTTTTGTATCCTACGGATACAAAGAAACCTGACCAGCCAGCTAAGCTTAGGCTGTTATACGAAGCATTTCCAATGGCATTGTTAGTTGAAAATGCAAAGGGCCAAGCTTGTACCGAATCTGGCAGAATACTAGATTTAACCCTAACAGAACTGCACCAGCGTGTGCCAGTGATTATGGGTGATGCAGAACTCGTTCAAGCGGCAATTCAGTAG
- the fbaA gene encoding class II fructose-bisphosphate aldolase, giving the protein MANISNIQPGVVTGSDVQEIFKHAKENNYALPAVNVIGTHSVNAALETAHKLNSPIIIQLSNGGATFFAGKGLPATDKFQGAIAGGIAAAHYIHQMSCLYQVPVILHTDHAARKLLPWIDGLLDASQDHFEKTGKPLYSSHMIDLSEEPLEQNIATCADYLSRMQKMGMTLEIELGCTGGEEDGVDNSHLDKSALYTQPEDVAYAYEKLSAISEQFTIAASFGNVHGVYNPGNVQLTPVILRDSQNYTCEKFNLPTNALDFVFHGGSGSSLEEIREAIGYGVIKMNIDTDTQWAFWHGVEQFHQKNSAYLKTQLGNPEGEYSPNKKYYDPRNWLRHAEVSMVERLTQCFEALNCTNRLKG; this is encoded by the coding sequence ATGGCCAATATCTCCAATATTCAACCTGGTGTTGTAACAGGTTCGGATGTTCAAGAAATATTTAAACATGCTAAAGAAAACAACTACGCTTTACCTGCTGTTAATGTAATAGGCACACATTCAGTTAATGCAGCATTAGAAACGGCGCATAAACTAAATTCACCTATTATTATTCAGCTTTCAAATGGCGGAGCTACTTTTTTCGCCGGTAAAGGTTTACCTGCTACCGATAAATTTCAAGGTGCTATTGCAGGCGGTATTGCGGCAGCGCATTATATTCATCAAATGAGCTGTTTGTATCAAGTACCCGTTATTTTACATACGGATCACGCAGCACGAAAATTATTACCTTGGATTGATGGTTTACTTGATGCATCGCAAGACCATTTTGAAAAAACGGGTAAACCATTATATAGCTCGCACATGATTGATTTATCTGAAGAGCCACTTGAACAAAATATTGCTACTTGTGCAGACTATTTAAGCCGAATGCAAAAAATGGGTATGACTCTTGAAATTGAGCTAGGGTGTACTGGCGGTGAAGAAGATGGTGTTGATAATAGCCATTTAGATAAATCAGCACTATATACTCAACCTGAAGATGTCGCGTATGCATACGAAAAACTATCTGCAATTAGCGAGCAATTTACCATAGCTGCTTCTTTTGGTAATGTGCATGGCGTATATAATCCGGGTAATGTGCAATTAACGCCTGTTATTTTACGCGACTCGCAAAATTATACTTGTGAAAAGTTTAACCTACCGACTAACGCGCTAGACTTTGTATTTCATGGTGGTTCAGGCTCTTCACTTGAAGAAATCCGTGAAGCTATTGGATATGGGGTTATTAAAATGAATATTGACACAGATACCCAATGGGCATTTTGGCATGGTGTGGAACAGTTTCATCAAAAAAATTCAGCCTACCTAAAAACGCAACTCGGTAACCCAGAAGGCGAATATAGTCCTAATAAAAAATACTATGACCCAAGAAATTGGTTACGTCATGCCGAGGTTTCCATGGTAGAGCGTTTAACTCAATGTTTTGAAGCGCTTAATTGCACCAACAGGTTAAAAGGTTAA
- a CDS encoding aldose epimerase family protein — protein MKLINPIKTCFIISAFFTAQVLAEISIVQTKFGTYKGADVTQYQMQNSQGMQLKIMNYGATLTSLKIPDKTGNIDQISTGFNQFKSYFSDEYNDNNPYFGGVVGRYASFLKNGRFSREDQTYQLSKNAGEHHLHGGQQGLDKRMWQLKKFYKTQDAAILQLRIYSPEGQEGYPGNLSVVVEYQLTQSNEIRVRYLATTDKTTPLSLTHHAYFNLNGFTDKVLDHQVQINSSAYLQPNAENIVDGTLAKVKGTAADFNQPTMLKDAFKTLKSGFEHYYVFDNPKGDLKPVATISHQNSGRSLQVLTTEPGGLLYTGRYTSDKLAREDGTQYGQYKAFCFETSKYPNGPNIKNSPRTYLTPGEIYDETTVFRFAW, from the coding sequence ATGAAACTTATTAACCCGATAAAAACTTGTTTTATAATTTCAGCTTTTTTTACTGCTCAAGTACTGGCCGAAATTAGCATAGTTCAAACAAAATTTGGCACCTATAAGGGAGCGGATGTTACTCAGTATCAGATGCAAAATAGTCAGGGGATGCAGCTTAAAATAATGAATTATGGCGCTACGTTAACTTCGCTAAAAATACCGGATAAAACGGGTAATATTGACCAGATTAGCACTGGTTTTAACCAGTTTAAAAGCTATTTTAGCGACGAATATAATGATAATAATCCTTATTTTGGCGGCGTGGTTGGGCGTTATGCCTCGTTTTTAAAAAATGGACGTTTTAGTCGAGAAGATCAAACTTATCAATTGTCAAAAAATGCCGGTGAACATCATTTACATGGTGGTCAACAGGGGCTTGATAAACGTATGTGGCAGCTTAAAAAGTTTTATAAAACACAAGATGCAGCGATATTGCAGCTTCGTATTTACAGCCCTGAAGGGCAAGAAGGTTATCCTGGCAATCTATCGGTAGTGGTTGAATATCAGCTAACACAAAGTAATGAAATCCGCGTTCGTTATTTAGCAACAACAGATAAAACTACACCTTTATCTTTAACCCACCATGCATATTTTAATTTAAATGGGTTTACAGATAAGGTACTGGATCATCAGGTGCAGATTAATAGTAGTGCGTATTTACAACCAAACGCTGAGAATATTGTTGATGGTACCTTAGCAAAAGTTAAAGGGACAGCTGCAGATTTTAATCAGCCCACAATGTTAAAGGACGCTTTTAAAACACTTAAATCTGGCTTTGAACATTATTATGTGTTTGATAACCCCAAAGGCGATTTAAAACCCGTAGCCACTATTAGTCATCAAAATAGCGGCCGTTCACTACAAGTTTTAACGACTGAGCCAGGGGGCCTATTGTATACGGGCCGATATACATCAGATAAGCTAGCTCGTGAAGACGGCACGCAATATGGTCAATATAAAGCGTTTTGTTTTGAAACTTCAAAATATCCTAATGGCCCTAATATTAAAAATTCACCAAGAACCTATTTAACCCCTGGTGAAATTTATGATGAAACCACGGTATTTCGTTTCGCGTGGTAA
- a CDS encoding TonB-dependent receptor, with protein MIYSIKNKSIVAAAVATALSGFTGSALAQDNAEETETINVTGIRSSLASALNEKRDKTNIAEIIKAEDIGKLPDNNLAEVLENVTGVQITRTAGVGTGVQIRGTDSNRVEINGVSTVGSGSGRTGISFDDLPAALIAAVEVTKAPTAKTVEGSVGGTVNLRTLRGTSLSERLLQFKVQGEHSDLADSTTPKISGTYGDSWETDFGKLGVVVTGSYAEQDVASINPRFDRDRVLQPETGEAYLRTQFLDQPIRGTDYETKNFTTSIELAPTDNLKFYFDATLNDQERSGRGSRAYFSGTGNGYVLPEHDYDEFVTIDLGSVNGKYGTLDLGEVLAVKSGVIGVGTADGKQDPNLRVDGNTNSRLTKSHVFALGGEWTAEKLKLNAEVSYSDSDTKSPGLNSTLDFINPNAQQPAPGTSADNGTPAIFNIEGGTFEFGIAPDLPETPSSADLLSPDNYALNKIARTYNTSEGDETAARVDIKYDVTDLDTIFVDVNAGVRWNETSSTRNNSNENFTFANWDRPRANLFSDIVVAGPNNFDAAGDRDLFIADYLMIDNEIAFGNPDRVITTINEAITTNNANTDANNSLVGEPTVNTASFFDISEETLALYVQGDFETEIGDTFLRGNLGVRYVTTDLNSKGVNIVNDDVENVTESSSYDFVLPRLNLSAELSDGLFVRAGVGKDIRRPDFDDLSPSVNYANSPYAAVSVGNPELEPEQVWSYDLALEYYLSTSSMVSLGVFLKDRDDVHVTLQDEPVKTINPDSGVLERDVVAPCEGGGVFNPNVPPENYNVESSRTDTYGICVARQTKLNAGSEKQKGIEIAAQYDLSEFEDDLGWASGFGVIANYTWQDYSNTLDLYAETNPTDPINTILGRTDVDNSTETLADDVVTERSQLSNLSKNAYNFTLFYDKYDLNVRLRYTHRSAYIPPTSGVMRFNIPPIIGERGQLNASLSYDINETFTVGIEGVNLTREDSTKWCFNEGALLCEQDIADRRITFGITAKM; from the coding sequence ATGATTTACAGTATTAAAAATAAATCAATTGTGGCTGCAGCAGTCGCAACCGCGCTTAGTGGATTTACCGGTTCAGCATTGGCACAGGATAATGCAGAAGAAACAGAAACTATAAATGTAACAGGTATTCGTAGTTCGCTTGCCAGTGCATTAAATGAGAAACGAGATAAAACTAATATTGCTGAAATCATTAAAGCAGAAGATATTGGTAAATTACCTGATAATAACTTAGCAGAAGTTTTAGAAAATGTTACAGGCGTTCAAATAACTCGTACAGCTGGTGTAGGTACTGGTGTTCAAATTAGAGGTACAGATTCTAACCGAGTTGAAATAAATGGGGTTTCAACCGTTGGTTCAGGAAGTGGTCGTACAGGTATTAGTTTTGATGATTTACCGGCCGCTTTAATTGCTGCAGTAGAGGTAACTAAAGCACCAACAGCAAAAACAGTTGAAGGTTCAGTGGGTGGTACTGTTAATTTGCGTACCTTACGTGGTACAAGTTTAAGTGAAAGATTGCTCCAATTTAAAGTGCAAGGTGAGCATAGTGATTTAGCTGATTCAACAACACCAAAAATATCAGGCACCTATGGCGATAGTTGGGAAACTGATTTTGGTAAATTAGGCGTGGTAGTGACTGGTAGCTATGCTGAACAAGATGTAGCTTCTATTAACCCCAGATTTGACCGAGACCGTGTATTACAACCAGAAACTGGTGAAGCATATTTAAGAACCCAATTTTTAGATCAGCCAATTCGTGGTACGGACTACGAAACAAAAAACTTTACTACATCAATCGAATTAGCGCCTACTGACAACTTAAAATTTTATTTTGATGCCACTTTAAATGATCAAGAACGTTCAGGTAGAGGTTCACGTGCATATTTTTCAGGTACAGGTAATGGCTATGTCCTTCCAGAACATGATTACGATGAATTTGTGACAATTGATTTAGGTTCTGTTAATGGCAAATACGGAACATTAGATTTAGGTGAAGTATTAGCTGTGAAAAGCGGTGTAATTGGTGTCGGTACTGCAGATGGCAAACAAGATCCAAATTTACGTGTAGACGGAAACACAAATTCACGATTAACTAAGAGCCATGTTTTTGCGCTAGGTGGTGAATGGACTGCAGAAAAGTTAAAACTTAATGCTGAGGTTTCTTATTCAGACTCAGACACGAAATCTCCGGGCTTGAATTCAACACTTGATTTTATCAATCCAAACGCTCAACAACCTGCTCCAGGAACTAGTGCAGATAATGGCACCCCGGCTATTTTCAATATTGAAGGAGGCACATTTGAGTTTGGTATTGCACCGGACTTGCCTGAAACACCTTCTTCTGCTGATTTACTTTCCCCTGATAATTATGCTTTAAATAAGATCGCAAGAACTTACAATACTAGTGAAGGTGACGAGACGGCAGCCAGGGTCGATATAAAATATGATGTAACAGATTTGGATACTATTTTTGTTGATGTTAACGCAGGTGTACGCTGGAATGAAACCTCATCAACACGAAATAATAGTAATGAAAACTTTACGTTTGCAAATTGGGATAGACCACGAGCCAATTTGTTCTCAGACATAGTTGTTGCTGGCCCGAATAACTTTGATGCTGCAGGCGATCGAGACCTATTTATAGCCGATTACTTAATGATTGATAATGAGATTGCATTTGGAAATCCAGATAGAGTAATCACCACTATCAATGAAGCAATTACCACGAATAACGCAAATACGGATGCTAATAATAGTTTAGTAGGTGAGCCTACCGTTAATACTGCATCATTTTTCGATATTTCAGAAGAAACACTTGCGTTATATGTGCAAGGCGATTTTGAAACCGAAATTGGTGATACATTTTTACGCGGTAATTTAGGTGTTCGTTATGTTACAACTGACCTAAATTCCAAAGGTGTGAATATAGTAAATGATGATGTAGAAAATGTTACAGAATCTAGTAGCTATGACTTTGTGTTACCACGCTTGAATTTATCTGCTGAATTATCGGATGGCTTATTTGTAAGAGCTGGCGTTGGTAAAGATATTCGTCGACCTGATTTTGATGATTTATCACCATCAGTTAATTACGCTAACTCGCCTTATGCAGCAGTCTCTGTTGGCAACCCTGAATTAGAACCTGAACAAGTTTGGTCTTATGATTTAGCGCTTGAATACTACTTATCAACTAGCAGCATGGTGAGTCTTGGCGTTTTTCTTAAAGATAGAGATGATGTTCATGTCACTCTTCAAGATGAACCCGTTAAAACCATTAACCCAGATTCTGGGGTACTAGAGCGAGATGTAGTTGCTCCATGTGAAGGTGGTGGGGTATTTAATCCAAATGTTCCGCCAGAAAATTATAATGTTGAATCGAGTCGTACGGACACTTATGGTATCTGTGTAGCTCGCCAAACTAAATTAAATGCAGGTTCAGAGAAACAAAAAGGGATTGAAATTGCTGCTCAATATGATCTCAGCGAATTTGAAGACGATCTTGGCTGGGCTTCAGGTTTTGGTGTAATTGCAAACTACACTTGGCAGGATTATAGTAATACTCTAGATTTATATGCTGAAACAAACCCTACTGATCCAATTAATACTATTTTAGGTCGAACTGATGTTGATAATAGTACGGAAACATTAGCTGATGACGTGGTAACTGAGCGTTCACAACTATCCAATTTATCCAAAAATGCTTATAACTTTACGTTATTTTATGACAAATACGACTTAAACGTTCGTTTACGTTATACGCATCGAAGCGCTTATATTCCACCAACTTCAGGTGTAATGAGATTTAATATTCCACCTATAATTGGCGAACGTGGTCAGTTAAACGCAAGTCTAAGTTACGACATAAACGAAACCTTTACTGTTGGTATTGAAGGGGTCAACTTAACACGTGAAGACAGCACAAAATGGTGCTTCAATGAAGGTGCTTTATTGTGTGAGCAAGACATTGCTGACCGTCGAATTACCTTTGGTATCACAGCAAAAATGTAA
- a CDS encoding LysR family transcriptional regulator: MPLTIQSVISRLSFRQLQVFNAVFKLQSYTKAGDLLGLTQPAVSSQIRQLEQALGQPLFEYVGRRLFCTLAGERLAQSVETIFTELKLLKSDFAALDGNISGELKLLAVSTAQYVVPHLLREFRYLYPQIAVSMTVVNRATALQRLNSNSDDLVIMGMVPHTKPYAALPFLDNELVPVSPSGHPLLAKNNVKADEFLTQDLLIRETGSGSRLALEKHCQQHKLKIIPAMELGSNEAIKHAVMAGLGVAVLPKFSVLLELELGKLNMVKVENFPLKQSWSVVYPKAKHLTLSMQVFLEFIEQHKHNFTKSIIGGL, encoded by the coding sequence ATGCCATTAACGATTCAGAGTGTTATTTCACGATTAAGTTTTCGTCAATTACAGGTATTTAATGCCGTATTCAAACTGCAAAGTTATACCAAAGCAGGTGATTTACTTGGCTTAACTCAGCCTGCAGTTAGTAGCCAAATTCGGCAATTAGAACAAGCACTTGGTCAACCTCTGTTTGAATACGTTGGTCGACGGTTGTTCTGTACTTTAGCGGGCGAGCGTTTAGCTCAAAGTGTAGAAACTATTTTTACTGAGCTTAAATTATTAAAGAGTGATTTTGCCGCCCTTGACGGTAATATTTCAGGAGAACTTAAACTCCTGGCTGTTAGCACCGCACAATATGTAGTACCTCATTTATTAAGAGAATTTCGATATTTGTACCCTCAAATTGCGGTCAGCATGACTGTGGTGAATCGAGCAACTGCGTTACAAAGGCTTAATAGTAATAGTGATGATCTCGTGATTATGGGGATGGTGCCACACACCAAACCTTATGCTGCGCTTCCTTTTTTAGATAATGAACTCGTTCCAGTTTCGCCAAGTGGACATCCTTTACTTGCAAAAAATAACGTTAAAGCAGACGAATTTTTAACTCAGGACTTACTCATTCGTGAAACAGGCTCAGGAAGTCGGCTTGCGCTTGAAAAGCATTGCCAGCAACATAAATTGAAAATCATACCTGCAATGGAGCTGGGTTCAAATGAAGCAATTAAGCATGCCGTAATGGCAGGTTTAGGCGTTGCCGTTTTACCAAAATTTAGTGTTTTGCTGGAGCTTGAGTTAGGAAAATTAAATATGGTTAAAGTAGAAAATTTTCCACTAAAACAAAGCTGGTCAGTTGTTTACCCAAAAGCAAAACACTTAACACTTTCAATGCAAGTTTTTTTGGAGTTTATTGAGCAACATAAACACAATTTTACAAAATCAATAATTGGCGGCTTATGA